One Balneola sp. DNA window includes the following coding sequences:
- a CDS encoding 50S ribosomal protein L13 — protein MDTLSFKTYSAKPSDIEKKWVLIDAEDQPLGRLSSEVAKILRGKTKPTFTPHMDTGDNVIVINAEKVKLTGKKMTDKTYFRHTFYPGGERFETAEEMMEKDPTSLVTTAVKGMLPKTKLGNKIATNLRVYAGPVHPHTAQEPEIIEL, from the coding sequence GTGGACACATTAAGTTTTAAGACATACTCAGCTAAACCCAGCGACATTGAAAAAAAATGGGTACTCATTGATGCTGAAGATCAGCCTCTGGGTCGCCTGAGTAGCGAAGTAGCAAAAATATTGAGAGGCAAAACAAAGCCAACTTTCACTCCTCACATGGATACCGGTGATAACGTAATCGTTATCAATGCGGAAAAAGTGAAACTGACTGGTAAGAAAATGACGGACAAAACGTACTTCCGTCACACATTCTACCCAGGTGGTGAAAGATTTGAAACAGCTGAAGAGATGATGGAGAAAGATCCAACATCTTTAGTTACTACTGCTGTTAAAGGCATGCTTCCCAAAACAAAGTTAGGCAACAAGATTGCCACTAACTTGAGAGTGTATGCCGGACCTGTACATCCGCATACTGCACAAGAACCTGAAATCATTGAGCTTTAA
- the rpsB gene encoding 30S ribosomal protein S2, translating to MPKAASIQDLLKSGAHFGHLTRRWNPKMKDFIFMQRNGIHVIDLKKTQSYLQEALDEIQKLSRAGKTILFVGTKKQSTEIIKTEALRCGMPHITHRWLGGMLTNFSTVRKSISRMEEIERMKTDGTFEELTKKEGLMLQREQDKLNDTLGGIKNMGRLPGAIFVVDIIKEHLAVKEAIKLHIPIIAMVDTNSDPDVPDFIVPCNDDSARTIQLVATQVADAIIEGSAEREAQQEDDVMEQAAADAKSEKKDDDVDVKDAAKGTKLRSRRKKKSSKKDDNKKADKAEAKADADDSNDEEE from the coding sequence ATGCCAAAAGCTGCATCTATACAAGACCTGCTAAAGTCAGGCGCTCACTTCGGTCACCTTACCCGACGATGGAATCCAAAAATGAAGGACTTCATCTTCATGCAACGCAACGGGATTCACGTCATTGACCTGAAGAAAACACAATCATATTTACAAGAAGCCCTCGATGAGATCCAAAAACTTTCTCGTGCTGGCAAAACTATTCTTTTTGTAGGTACTAAGAAGCAATCTACAGAAATCATCAAAACCGAAGCGTTACGCTGTGGAATGCCACACATTACGCACCGCTGGTTAGGTGGTATGTTGACTAACTTCAGTACTGTTCGCAAAAGTATTTCTCGTATGGAAGAAATTGAGCGCATGAAAACAGACGGTACGTTCGAAGAATTGACTAAGAAAGAAGGTTTGATGCTTCAGCGTGAGCAAGACAAACTTAATGATACCCTTGGCGGTATTAAAAACATGGGTCGCCTGCCCGGTGCTATTTTTGTTGTTGATATTATTAAAGAGCACCTCGCTGTTAAGGAAGCTATCAAACTTCACATTCCTATTATTGCGATGGTTGATACCAACAGTGATCCAGACGTTCCTGACTTTATTGTTCCTTGTAATGATGATTCAGCGCGCACGATCCAATTGGTAGCTACTCAGGTTGCTGACGCTATTATTGAAGGTTCAGCTGAACGCGAAGCACAGCAAGAAGACGACGTGATGGAACAAGCTGCTGCTGATGCTAAAAGTGAGAAGAAAGACGACGATGTTGATGTTAAAGACGCTGCTAAAGGAACTAAGCTGCGTTCTCGTCGCAAGAAAAAGTCTTCTAAGAAAGATGACAACAAAAAAGCTGACAAGGCAGAAGCAAAAGCTGATGCTGACGACAGCAATGATGAAGAAGAATAA
- a CDS encoding 30S ribosomal protein S9, producing MAQANYIGRRKTATARLYIQPGKGEIIVNHKPIEEYFPVKARRNIALHAMSVTETEGKYDIKITVRGGGSTGQAGAISHALARALDGENEDMHDVLKGHGLLTRDDRMVERKKYGQPKARKKFQFSKR from the coding sequence ATGGCACAAGCGAATTACATAGGACGACGAAAAACAGCAACGGCTAGATTATACATCCAGCCGGGTAAAGGCGAGATTATCGTCAATCACAAACCTATCGAAGAATATTTTCCAGTTAAAGCCCGACGTAACATCGCTCTGCATGCAATGAGTGTTACTGAAACGGAAGGCAAGTACGACATTAAAATCACTGTTCGTGGTGGTGGAAGTACCGGACAAGCCGGCGCCATATCTCACGCACTTGCTCGTGCTTTGGATGGAGAGAATGAAGACATGCATGATGTTCTTAAAGGACATGGACTTCTTACCCGAGATGACAGAATGGTAGAGCGTAAAAAATACGGTCAGCCTAAAGCTCGTAAGAAATTCCAGTTCTCTAAGCGTTAA
- a CDS encoding elongation factor Ts, with protein MSISASDVKKLRDMTGAGMMDCKKALSEADGDFDRAVEILRKKGQKVSEKRSDREANQGLILSRINDEKTKATLLEINCETDFVARNEEFQEDAESFLNAAFDNDIDNVDDLLKIELDGLTIEKHLEEMVGKIGEKIEINNVVLVTTEGTLISYIHPGNQLGVLAEFDGDLTDAEIGKDVAMQVAAMKPLSVTRDGVDSTLVEKELEIAKDQLLNEGKPEHIAEQAAKGKLRRFYEERVLLEQKFVKDNGVSVKEYLEQNNAPLVKSFHRLQLGEND; from the coding sequence ATGAGCATTTCTGCTAGTGACGTAAAAAAACTTCGTGATATGACCGGAGCGGGCATGATGGACTGTAAGAAAGCCCTCTCTGAAGCCGACGGTGATTTTGACCGTGCCGTTGAGATCCTTCGTAAAAAAGGACAGAAAGTATCCGAAAAGAGATCTGACCGTGAAGCGAACCAAGGATTGATTCTGAGTCGCATCAATGACGAAAAAACAAAAGCTACTCTCCTCGAGATTAACTGTGAGACAGACTTTGTTGCACGTAACGAAGAATTCCAGGAAGACGCTGAGTCTTTCCTAAACGCTGCTTTCGACAACGACATCGACAATGTAGATGATCTGTTGAAAATTGAGCTTGATGGTTTGACTATCGAGAAGCACCTGGAAGAGATGGTGGGTAAGATTGGTGAGAAGATCGAGATTAATAACGTAGTACTTGTTACTACCGAAGGAACTCTGATTTCTTACATTCACCCAGGAAACCAGTTAGGTGTACTTGCTGAATTTGACGGCGACCTTACAGATGCTGAAATCGGCAAAGATGTTGCTATGCAAGTAGCTGCAATGAAGCCTCTATCTGTAACACGTGATGGCGTGGACAGCACTCTTGTTGAGAAAGAGCTTGAAATCGCTAAAGATCAGTTACTAAATGAAGGCAAACCTGAGCATATTGCTGAGCAAGCCGCTAAAGGTAAACTGCGTCGTTTCTACGAAGAGCGAGTTCTTCTAGAGCAGAAGTTTGTGAAAGACAATGGTGTTTCCGTGAAGGAATATCTCGAGCAAAATAATGCTCCCCTTGTTAAATCCTTCCACAGGCTGCAACTCGGCGAAAACGACTAA
- the acnA gene encoding aconitate hydratase AcnA: MSDKLKETRVEFETGSGKAYLHSLPKLKELGYDKVDKLPFSVKILLEAVLREFDGYAVTEKDIEALANYNAKDPQGEIPFKPSRVVLQDFTGVPAVVDLAALRSAMERMGGEATDINPQVPVDLVIDHSVQVDMFGNDAALEFNVEKEMERNNERYEFLKWGKEAFDNFRVVPPGRGIVHQVNLEYLGRGVFTRKEEDGSTTAYPDTLVGTDSHTTMINGLGILGWGVGGIEAEAAMLGQPISMLVPEVTGMKLTGKLREGVTATDLTLTVTQMLREHGVVGKFVEFYGDGLSNMSLPDRATIANMAPEYGATMGFFPIDKESLRYMRRTGRSEELVQLVENYTKAQGLFRTDDTPDPEFSSTLELDLSTVETSLAGPKLPHDRITLGNMKKAFENSLTSDNPTMGFNLAQEKLANKGLYKNGQEIEMKHGDVVIAAITSCTNTSNPSVMLGAGIVAKKAVERGLKVPAYVKTSLAPGSRVVTEYLKEAGLTEYMDKLGFNLVGYGCTTCIGNSGPLPEAVERAIKEGDLIAAGVLSGNRNFEGRIHPWVKANYLASPPLIVAYALAGSVDIDLATEPLGKDKDGKDVYLKEIWPTTAEIAEHLDAAIRPELFDKMYGDIFESPTWEEIPVSGGDLFDWSDESTYIQEPPFFMGMSEEPEPIKPIKGARALVKVGDSITTDHISPAGNIAEDSPAGKYLKDHDVEKKDFNSYGSRRGNDRVMTRGTFANVRFKNQLAPGKEGGYTKYFPDDEITTIYDASLKYKESNTPLVALAGKQYGTGSSRDWAAKGTALLGIETVIATSYERIHRSNLIQMGVLPLQFKEGESADTLGLDGSETFDIHVDDDVEARGEIKVTATKTGGEVIEFMTDCRIDTPVEVDYYRNGGILHTVLLDYLKKSKEQN; this comes from the coding sequence ATGAGCGACAAACTGAAAGAAACCAGAGTTGAATTTGAAACCGGTTCGGGAAAGGCCTATCTGCATAGTCTTCCAAAACTAAAAGAGCTGGGTTATGATAAAGTTGATAAACTACCATTCTCAGTAAAGATATTGTTGGAAGCGGTACTGCGAGAATTTGATGGATATGCAGTAACTGAAAAAGATATTGAGGCATTGGCTAACTATAATGCCAAAGACCCGCAGGGAGAAATTCCTTTTAAACCATCCCGTGTTGTCCTTCAGGATTTCACCGGAGTTCCTGCAGTGGTTGATTTAGCTGCACTCCGATCTGCGATGGAACGAATGGGTGGGGAAGCAACCGATATCAACCCCCAAGTTCCTGTAGATTTAGTAATTGATCACTCCGTTCAGGTTGATATGTTCGGTAACGATGCCGCACTCGAGTTCAACGTTGAGAAAGAGATGGAACGTAACAATGAACGTTACGAATTCCTGAAATGGGGTAAAGAAGCTTTTGATAATTTCCGTGTAGTACCTCCGGGTCGTGGAATTGTTCACCAGGTAAATCTTGAGTATTTAGGTCGCGGAGTTTTCACCCGTAAAGAAGAAGACGGTTCCACAACAGCTTATCCTGATACATTGGTGGGAACTGATTCCCACACCACGATGATTAACGGACTCGGCATTCTTGGCTGGGGTGTTGGTGGTATTGAAGCGGAAGCTGCCATGTTGGGGCAACCGATTTCAATGTTAGTTCCTGAAGTAACCGGAATGAAATTAACCGGGAAACTTCGTGAAGGTGTCACTGCAACTGACCTTACCCTTACTGTTACACAAATGCTACGTGAGCACGGCGTAGTAGGTAAGTTTGTTGAATTTTATGGAGACGGACTCAGTAACATGAGCCTTCCTGACAGAGCTACTATTGCAAACATGGCTCCCGAATATGGAGCAACAATGGGCTTCTTTCCTATTGATAAAGAATCTCTCCGGTATATGAGAAGAACCGGACGTTCAGAAGAACTTGTACAATTGGTTGAAAACTATACCAAAGCGCAGGGACTTTTCAGAACCGATGATACTCCGGATCCGGAATTTTCTTCAACGCTCGAATTAGATTTAAGCACGGTAGAAACATCGCTTGCCGGGCCAAAACTACCGCATGACCGTATTACACTCGGTAATATGAAGAAAGCATTTGAAAATTCATTGACCAGTGATAATCCTACTATGGGATTCAATCTGGCTCAGGAAAAACTAGCTAATAAAGGCCTGTACAAAAACGGGCAAGAGATTGAGATGAAGCACGGTGACGTTGTTATCGCTGCCATCACCTCTTGTACCAACACTTCCAACCCAAGCGTAATGCTGGGAGCCGGAATTGTAGCGAAGAAGGCCGTCGAAAGAGGACTCAAAGTTCCCGCTTATGTGAAAACATCACTTGCTCCGGGTTCTCGTGTAGTAACCGAATATCTTAAAGAAGCTGGTCTTACAGAATATATGGACAAGCTTGGCTTTAACCTGGTAGGGTACGGATGCACAACGTGTATCGGTAACTCCGGTCCATTGCCAGAGGCTGTTGAAAGGGCTATTAAAGAAGGAGACCTGATTGCTGCCGGTGTTTTATCCGGGAATCGTAACTTTGAAGGACGAATTCACCCTTGGGTGAAAGCGAACTATTTGGCTTCTCCTCCACTAATTGTTGCCTATGCACTGGCTGGTAGTGTAGACATTGATCTTGCTACGGAGCCTTTGGGTAAAGACAAAGATGGAAAAGATGTTTATCTAAAAGAAATCTGGCCTACAACAGCTGAAATTGCTGAGCACTTAGATGCTGCTATCCGTCCAGAGCTTTTTGATAAGATGTATGGTGATATTTTTGAATCGCCAACTTGGGAAGAAATTCCGGTTTCAGGTGGAGACCTGTTCGACTGGAGTGATGAATCAACATACATTCAGGAGCCGCCATTCTTTATGGGAATGTCAGAAGAGCCTGAGCCGATCAAACCAATTAAAGGAGCAAGAGCTCTTGTTAAGGTTGGGGATTCTATCACTACTGATCACATTTCTCCTGCAGGTAATATTGCAGAAGACTCACCGGCAGGTAAGTATCTGAAAGACCATGATGTGGAGAAGAAGGACTTCAACTCTTATGGTTCCCGACGTGGTAATGATCGCGTAATGACACGTGGTACTTTTGCCAACGTTCGCTTCAAAAACCAACTTGCCCCAGGCAAAGAAGGTGGCTATACCAAGTATTTCCCTGATGATGAAATCACGACTATTTATGATGCATCTCTGAAATACAAAGAATCCAATACACCATTAGTAGCCTTAGCCGGCAAGCAGTATGGAACGGGTTCATCTCGTGACTGGGCTGCCAAAGGTACCGCACTCTTAGGTATTGAAACGGTAATTGCGACTTCTTACGAGCGTATTCACCGTTCTAACCTTATCCAAATGGGTGTACTTCCACTTCAGTTTAAAGAAGGTGAAAGTGCAGATACACTTGGATTGGACGGATCAGAAACATTTGACATCCACGTGGATGATGATGTGGAAGCTCGTGGCGAAATAAAAGTCACAGCCACTAAAACCGGTGGTGAGGTAATTGAGTTTATGACTGATTGCCGAATCGATACCCCGGTTGAAGTTGATTACTACCGAAATGGTGGAATCTTGCACACAGTACTGCTCGATTACTTGAAAAAAAGTAAAGAACAGAATTGA